The Methanothrix sp. region CGCTGGGGACGGAAACTAGGGTATGCACAGGCTCCTGGACGACTATGCGCATGAGAACGGATTGAGGGGGGTGAGCCCGAAGCTCAAGCTCGCTATAGGCGTGTTCTCAATAATCGCATGCATCGCATCCCCAATGCCTGCTGTGCCCCTTGCTGTGTCAGCATGCCTGAGCGCTGCTTTGATCGCGCTGGCCAGGATACCCTGGAGGCTTTACATCGGTCTGACCGCAATACCACTCTCCTTCGCGCTCCTTAGCGCCTCAGTCGTCGCGCTCATCAGCCCCGGGGAGGCGCTGGTGAGCATCGGCGCTCTCAGGCTCAGCAGCGAGGGGATGTGGCTTGGCCTGCTTCTGGTATCGAGGACGATCGGCGGCACATCCTCACTCTTCTTCATGGCCCTCACAACCCCCATGACTGAGATCTTCGCCATTCTGAGATCCATGGGACTGCCGGAGTCACTGGTGGAGCTCTCGATGCTCATATACCGCTATATCTTCGTCCTCCTTGAGGAGGCGATGATGGTGCACAGCGCTCAGGATATGAGGATGGGATACTCAAGCATCAGGAGCTCCATCAGCTCCTCCGCCATGCTCGCCAGTGTTCTCTTCATAAGGGCCTGGGAGAGGGGAGAGAGGCTGATGGTGGCCATGGACTCGAGATGCTACAGCGGTAGGATGCCTCTGGTGGAGAGCCATTCTGTGAGGCTGGACCATCTTGCAGTATCTGTTATTTACATTCTCTCGATCACAGCACTGCTGCTCGCGGTTATCAGGGGAGGATCAGCTTGAGCGAGATACTCGGGCTCAGGGATGTGTGCTACATCTACGGAGATGGGCATGCTGCTCTCAGGAACGTCACCCTCTCCATAGAGAGCGGCAGCAAGGTCGCCCTCGTCGGTCCCAATGGCGCTGGAAAATCCACACTGCTGCTGATGCTCAACGGTACCCTCAGACCATCATCTGGAACGGTCCTTTTCAGGGGCGAGCCGATGAGGTATGATTCTCGCTCTCTCATGGATGTCAGGAAGAGTGTGGGCATGGTATTTCAGAACTCAGATGACCAGCTCTTCGCCCCCACTGTTGAGCAGGACATCGCATTCGGTCCTCTTAATCTGGGGTATCCGGGAGACAAGATCGAGAGATATGTTGGCTATGCTCTGAGCTATGTGGGTCTGGAGGAGCACCGGAACCGGCCTCCACATCACCTCAGCGGCGGGGAGAAGAAGCGGGTCGCCATAGCAGGGATCCTGGTGATGGAGCCGGAGGTTCTGGTTCTGGATGAACCGACAAGCAACCTGGATCCTGCGACATCTGAGGAGATCATGGAGATGCTCGATGAGCTGAACCTCTACGGGAAGACCGTGGTGATCTCCACCCATGACGTGGAGCTCGCGTACCGCTGGGCTGATGAGGTTGTGCTGATGGACGGCGGGGAGGTTGTGCGCACCGGCCCGCCGGAGAAGGTGTTCGCGGATTCCGATACACTCAGGAAGGCTCGCCTGAAGCTTCCCGCAGTTCTGGAGATCTACAGGGAGATGCTGGGGAGGGGGCTCCTGGCGCCAGTGGACGAGATGCCAAGGAACATTGTGGATCTGATGCACCTGATAGAATCAGCAGCTGGAATATCGGGGAGGAAACCGGGCAGGATATACATATGCGACATCTCCGGCACCCCGCCCTCAAGGATTCGCGATATACTCTCATCTGGCGCAGTGAGCTACATCGGCGCAATGGGGACTAAGGCGAAGATGGTCGCAAACGAGGAGCTTCTGGAGCTTGATTTCTCCTATGGGGTCGTGGACAAGTGTGTGCTCAAGGCGATAGCAGGCAGGAGCTCTCTCATCATAACATCCGGCGGCATGGTGGAGCATGCAGAGCGCAGGATCAGGTCCTACGCGGAGGAGTTCGGCATCGATATCGAGGTTATACTCCTCCCCAGGGCGCATGCATCCACACCAGTAGATAATATTAATTTATATTAATATTATGTGATCTTTCACTTTCTGTGCACGCAGAACAAAAATCAAAAAATATGATTATGGTTCATGGCATCAAAATATTATCATCAATGGAAAGTTATTAATACTCTTATTACAACCATGTACATATGAAACAGATGAAGTGCACTAAATGTGGATACCAGTGGGTTGCAAGGGTGAGCAAGCCGAAGGCATGTCCGAGATGCAAGGCACGCCTGGACATCAAGAGGAGGAGACGCGTCTGAGGGCAGGCTGTGCCCTCCAGATCTCTCCACTGGCGTATCGCAGCTGTCCGGCGGTAGGCCGGCATGAACTGCTGGAAAACAGCCCCATAAATGTATCCGGCTCCAGCCTGGTGGCATGCAGGCTTGATGCGTTATTCCGTAAGATGGCTGGGTCGGTACTTCTCACAGCCGATCAGCGTCTCAGCTTATCACGTGGCGTATTCTGTAACCTGTCCTGGGCGCTGTCATGTTGAGCGAGATGTATGGAGGCGAGATGCTCACGTTCATGAGCATTGACAGCTCTGAGAACAGCGTGTTGTTTACGAGATCACCAATGTAAGGTGGGCTGTAGATCATGCTTATGGATGTGCGGTCTGTCGAAACATAGCCTGAGTACTCTGATATCTCCTCGACGGGTTTGGCCTGTGCTGTTGTCTGCCCCTCCTGCCTGCCCGAGAAGAGCTCCTCGAGCTCATCTAGCTCGCTCTTCGATACATCCTTCTCCACAACCTTCGGTATTGAGAGGACAGGTGAGAGCATGAGATACGCCACGATCACCAGCACCATCAATCTCTGCATGATAACCCCCACAGGAGAAGCCCCGGGCGTGATTCGAACACGCGACCTAGTGATTACAAGTCACTCGCTCTGACCAGCTGAGCTACCGAGGCGAACATCGGGGCATGAGTTCTCGCTTTTATGACTTAAAGGCTTTGCTCTGAACTCCTCCAGCAGCTGGCATGTCTTGCAAACACTGCTCCCCGCAGGCTCGCCGCACCTCTCGCACCGCTGGAGATCAACGTGAACATCGGGCGCAAGCTCGCGGATCCTGTCGAACCCCCTCAGGATCGAGTACTTCGTGCCCGGATGTCTTGCCTCCAGATCGTTGAGCATGTTCTTGACTTCAAGCCTCATCGCTCTGGGGACGTTCGGGCAGGATTTGTGGGTGCGGGGAAATATACCATGAAGCATCGCGTAGGTTGCGACCTCGCGCTCCGGGATCCTCCTCAGGGGCTTTATCCTGTAGACCATCCCCTCCCTGTGGCGCTTCGGTACAAGCCTGAAGAGTCTGTCGACATCGCCCCTCAGGTAGTTCAGAAGCACGGTCTGGGCCTCGTCATCGAGATTGTGGCCTGTGGCAAGCGCGATTGCGTTGAGCTCCCTAGCTGATCTGTTGAGAAGGTGCTTTCTCATGACGCCGCAGTAGGTGCATGGCGCCTGGCTGAGATCCTCTCTTGCGATCTCATCAATGGTTATGCTGAACTCCTCTCTGAAGCTGAGGGTGATGTAGGGCACCTCAAGCCGATCCGCAAGCTCAGAGGCAGTTTGCAGTGTGCCCTCCCTGTAGCCGCTTATGCCCTCATCGACCATCAGGGCGACGAGCTCGATATCCCTGCGGTGGGAGAATATCATCTTCAGCGTGTAGAGCAGCACAGAGCTGTCCTTCCCTCCGCTCAGGGCGACTGCCACCCTGCCCCCTCTGGAGAATATCCGGCAGGCCCTCAGTGTCTCACGGATCTTCCTCTGCACATCCTCCTCGAAGTGCTCAGCGCACAGATTGAGGCCCGAGTAGCGCTGGTGTATCACCGAGGGCCTGCTGCACCTGCTGCAGGGGATCATGGCTTGATACTCTCTTCAGGCTGGGTGACTGTTTATACTTTCAGGGCTGGGTCTTGCTGTCAGAGTTCTCTCCAGAGTCCGCACCCACATTCTCCTGCCCTGGCTTCTCAGTCTCTCCCGACTCTGAGTCCTCCGCCGGCTTCTCAGGAGGCGATATCAGCTCAGCACGTAACCTGTCCTCGGGGGTATGCCTCTCGACAAACCTGACCTCCTTCAGCCCCAGAGTCCTGAGGGCCATATCTGCAAGCCAGCGCCTTATCATGAGCCAGTCCTTGAAGTAGGATATCTCCCACGGGACTATTATCTCAGCCACGTCGTCTGTGATCCTGGATTCAAGATCGATATCGCTGAAGATCTTGATCATTGCTCTGAGCTTCTCCTCCCTGTCCTCTATGCGCTCCAGTATCCTGTAGTCGAACCTCACGCTCTTATCGGCGAATGGATGATTGAAGTCGATCGTCGCCTTTCTCCCGACGATCCTTGTAACAACCCCTATTTTTCCATCGACAGAGACGCGCATCCCAGGATACGGCTTATCCTCCTTGAACCTGTTTAGCATCACGGTCTCAATCTTTTCCGGATCGCGAACGCCGTATGCCTTCTCCGGCGGCAGCTCCACGGATCCTGATTGGCCCGGCTCCTTTCCCATCAGCTCCTCCTCGAGCCCGGGAACTATCTGGCCAGCTCCCAGTATCACGATCCTGGGACCGTATATCACATTCTCGTCGTATATCCCGTTCTCTCTTGCGACATCTGCGCTTGTGGATGTGAACACCCTGCCGTCCACGATCCCTGTATATTCCAGCTTTATAATATCTCCTTTATTCAGACTCATCTCATAACCATCCTGATGATCGAGATAACGCACAAGAACCATGGGTACTTTTACTTATATCTATCTGGTGTGAGACTGCGGCAGGGGCCGGTTGTGAACACCAGATGTGGCTAGACCGATCTCGAGGCGAGCATGCAGAGGTGCATGCCCTGGAGAACTGCAGCGGCTCTGTATCTCAGAGAGGGGCACAGGGGAGTTCAGGAGCTCTGCCAGGAGAGCGATAAAGCTATAACTGACAGGGGGCTATTACGCATCAATGACTCAGCTACTAAAGACCGCAGCCCTTACGGTCGACTTCATCGATGAGGCTCGGAGGATCGAGGCGCATGGGGCTCTCTCACTCATGGTCCAGCCGATACTGAAGAAGATAAATGATAGGCTGGCGGAGGAGAAGCCTGCGCTTGTGAGGAGCGATGCGATAATACCCTCAACCTGGCTGCCACCGATACCAAGTGGGCCCTTCAGGCGGCTCATCATGAATGAGGCAAGGATGGCGATAGGCAGGGAGGTCCCCCAGACGGTAAGCATAGAGGTGACACGCAGGTGCGGGTGCAGGTGTGAGCACTGCACGCTCCAGGAGGGCGAGGGCGAGCTCTCCTCAGAGGCGATCAGGAGCGTCATAGATCAGGCTCTGGATCTGGGTGCGTGCATAATCACGTTCACCGAGGGAGATCCTCTCCTCAGGCCCGACATCATCGATCTTGTGAGGCATGTGGATAAGGACAGGGCTGTCGTAAATCTCTTCACCCCTGGGCTTGAGATGACCCCTGAGATCGCTGATGCATTGAGGGATGCAGGCCTTTACAACCTGATCATAGGTGTTTACAGCACTGACTCGAGGATCCACGATGAGATCCGTGGCGTCATCGGGGCCCATGAGAGGGCTCTGGATGCCATCAGAATGGGGCTGAAGGCAGGCCTGATGGTGACGATGTCAACTCATGTGAACTCCGAGAGGGTCAATACGCTTCCGGAGCTCTACGAGCTTGCCAGAGATCTAGGGGTTCATGAGCTATCTGTGTGGGAGGCGGTACCGAAGAGGGAGGAGGAGCGCCTGACCCGTATCGACAGGGAGAAGATCATACGCTTCTACAGGAAGATGAACTCATCCCAGGACGGGCCAAGAGTCTTCGCGAGCACGTACTTCGAGGGCGAGATGCTGGGATGCATGGCAGGCAGACGCTGGCTGCATGTGGGTGTGGACGGTGGCGTCAGGGGATGTCCTTACCTCAGGACGGTCTACGGGAACGTTCTGGATGCACCTCTATCTGAAATATGGATGGCGATGAGACGCTCCGGCGATTTTAAAGGGTTCAGATCCGAGTGTCCGGCTCAGGAGATCGTATGAAGGGTATTCGATCGCATTCCTGGGATAATCTCTGCAGGCTTAAGATTCATTAACATCTGACCAAGGTGATATCCGAACCCCAGGCATTAGAGCTCATATGGATTTTTCAATTGTTAAATTTAAAGTCAATATCTTTTTAATGTTTTGTACCTCAGAGAAGAGTAACAAATGTCATCATTTTTGCACCACCTAACTCTATAGATGTAGTAAAATATCATATTTGCAGACTCATGAGCGTGAGCGGCATTCGCCAGGCAGAACGCATCAGAATAAATTATAAAATATTATAAATAATAATCTATCCTCCGGACATCGCGCAGAAATTGTTCATTCACAAAACCATCCGGTTTGCTCCCTGCGATCTATGATGCGATTTCTCTGATCTGTGTGAGATCTGGTGTCTTTAGTTATTAAAATACGTGGCGTTTTTTAAAAAACTTTGTTAATTATAATTTTCCTCCACGATCTTATTAAAATAATTTATTATTTATTTCAAATCTCGATCAAAACATTTAAGTAGATATGCATCGACTGTATTAGCGGCGGGAGGTTGTAATGATATGGCCGGACCTGGATACGGCTTGCTGTCGTATCATCGCTCCAGGGTACGGTTTCCATTGCGCCTTTCTGCTAGAAGGTAAAGGAGGATAAGGAACGTGTCTGACAAGATAGACATATATAGTGACCGTGGGGTTCTTTTAAAGAGTGACGTTGACCTCAGCGCCATCAGCCCACTCAGGAACGCAGCTATTCAAAAGCTTGCGAAACTGACAAGGCGAACTGTCGCAGTAAACCTGGCAGGAATTGAGAATGCACTGAAAACAGGACGCGTCGCTGGTGGCAGAAGGCAGATCAAGGGCCGCGAGCTGAACTACGATATAGTCGCAAATGCAAAGCCACTCGCTGAGAAGATAAAGGCCCTTCTG contains the following coding sequences:
- a CDS encoding ATP-binding cassette domain-containing protein gives rise to the protein MSEILGLRDVCYIYGDGHAALRNVTLSIESGSKVALVGPNGAGKSTLLLMLNGTLRPSSGTVLFRGEPMRYDSRSLMDVRKSVGMVFQNSDDQLFAPTVEQDIAFGPLNLGYPGDKIERYVGYALSYVGLEEHRNRPPHHLSGGEKKRVAIAGILVMEPEVLVLDEPTSNLDPATSEEIMEMLDELNLYGKTVVISTHDVELAYRWADEVVLMDGGEVVRTGPPEKVFADSDTLRKARLKLPAVLEIYREMLGRGLLAPVDEMPRNIVDLMHLIESAAGISGRKPGRIYICDISGTPPSRIRDILSSGAVSYIGAMGTKAKMVANEELLELDFSYGVVDKCVLKAIAGRSSLIITSGGMVEHAERRIRSYAEEFGIDIEVILLPRAHASTPVDNINLY
- a CDS encoding TIGR00269 family protein translates to MIPCSRCSRPSVIHQRYSGLNLCAEHFEEDVQRKIRETLRACRIFSRGGRVAVALSGGKDSSVLLYTLKMIFSHRRDIELVALMVDEGISGYREGTLQTASELADRLEVPYITLSFREEFSITIDEIAREDLSQAPCTYCGVMRKHLLNRSARELNAIALATGHNLDDEAQTVLLNYLRGDVDRLFRLVPKRHREGMVYRIKPLRRIPEREVATYAMLHGIFPRTHKSCPNVPRAMRLEVKNMLNDLEARHPGTKYSILRGFDRIRELAPDVHVDLQRCERCGEPAGSSVCKTCQLLEEFRAKPLSHKSENSCPDVRLGSSAGQSE
- a CDS encoding radical SAM protein, with translation MTQLLKTAALTVDFIDEARRIEAHGALSLMVQPILKKINDRLAEEKPALVRSDAIIPSTWLPPIPSGPFRRLIMNEARMAIGREVPQTVSIEVTRRCGCRCEHCTLQEGEGELSSEAIRSVIDQALDLGACIITFTEGDPLLRPDIIDLVRHVDKDRAVVNLFTPGLEMTPEIADALRDAGLYNLIIGVYSTDSRIHDEIRGVIGAHERALDAIRMGLKAGLMVTMSTHVNSERVNTLPELYELARDLGVHELSVWEAVPKREEERLTRIDREKIIRFYRKMNSSQDGPRVFASTYFEGEMLGCMAGRRWLHVGVDGGVRGCPYLRTVYGNVLDAPLSEIWMAMRRSGDFKGFRSECPAQEIV
- the cbiQ gene encoding cobalt ECF transporter T component CbiQ; the protein is MHRLLDDYAHENGLRGVSPKLKLAIGVFSIIACIASPMPAVPLAVSACLSAALIALARIPWRLYIGLTAIPLSFALLSASVVALISPGEALVSIGALRLSSEGMWLGLLLVSRTIGGTSSLFFMALTTPMTEIFAILRSMGLPESLVELSMLIYRYIFVLLEEAMMVHSAQDMRMGYSSIRSSISSSAMLASVLFIRAWERGERLMVAMDSRCYSGRMPLVESHSVRLDHLAVSVIYILSITALLLAVIRGGSA
- a CDS encoding peptidylprolyl isomerase produces the protein MSLNKGDIIKLEYTGIVDGRVFTSTSADVARENGIYDENVIYGPRIVILGAGQIVPGLEEELMGKEPGQSGSVELPPEKAYGVRDPEKIETVMLNRFKEDKPYPGMRVSVDGKIGVVTRIVGRKATIDFNHPFADKSVRFDYRILERIEDREEKLRAMIKIFSDIDLESRITDDVAEIIVPWEISYFKDWLMIRRWLADMALRTLGLKEVRFVERHTPEDRLRAELISPPEKPAEDSESGETEKPGQENVGADSGENSDSKTQP